The following coding sequences are from one Saprospiraceae bacterium window:
- a CDS encoding NAD(P)(+) transhydrogenase (Re/Si-specific) subunit beta, producing MESILVLIYLIASVTFMIGLKMLSKPDTARKGNLIAAGGMVLAIFATIFLYRDAHGNSLHNLIWIFVALIIGTIVGWIMAKRVQMTSMPQMVSFFNGMGGACAALISIIEYNHLMQLQETGSTVDSSAKIIVILAGLVIGSISFAGSIIAFGKLEGKINDYNLPGQQVFNIGLLLSILVLSVLFYLGIVSGSLWFYIILALSLMYGILFVFPIGGADMPVVISLLNSFTGVAAACGGFLYDNYVMLIGGILVGSAGTILTVAMCNAMNRSLLNVLVGNFGGGAASTGVAAGPTGGSTKEIARSDASILMKYAKKVVIVPGYGLAVAQAQHICHELESLLEDSGVEVKYAIHPVAGRMPGHMNVLLAESNVSYDKLVEMEDINPEFNTTDVVLVVGANDVVNPAAKTDPSSPIYGMPILEVEQAKNVIVMKRSMKAGYAGIDNALFYQPKTYMLFGDAKDTLTKLVAEIKSL from the coding sequence ATGGAATCTATACTGGTACTAATTTATTTGATTGCATCCGTAACCTTCATGATCGGCTTGAAAATGTTGTCCAAGCCGGATACTGCTCGCAAGGGAAACTTGATTGCAGCTGGTGGAATGGTCCTTGCTATATTTGCAACCATTTTTCTCTATCGGGATGCTCATGGGAATTCATTGCATAATCTCATTTGGATTTTTGTTGCGTTGATTATCGGTACCATTGTTGGTTGGATCATGGCAAAGAGGGTCCAAATGACTTCCATGCCTCAGATGGTTTCTTTTTTTAATGGAATGGGAGGAGCTTGTGCTGCTTTGATATCCATAATTGAGTACAATCATTTGATGCAATTGCAAGAAACAGGATCAACTGTTGATTCCTCCGCAAAAATTATAGTCATTTTGGCAGGATTGGTGATAGGATCCATTTCATTTGCCGGTTCAATTATTGCCTTCGGTAAATTGGAAGGAAAGATCAATGATTATAATTTACCGGGTCAACAAGTTTTCAATATCGGGCTTCTCTTGTCTATTTTAGTACTGTCAGTATTATTTTATCTAGGTATAGTTTCAGGCAGTCTATGGTTTTACATCATCCTTGCATTATCATTGATGTATGGAATATTGTTTGTCTTTCCTATCGGAGGAGCTGATATGCCTGTAGTGATTTCTTTGCTCAACTCTTTCACAGGAGTAGCGGCAGCTTGTGGTGGATTTTTATATGATAACTATGTAATGTTAATCGGAGGAATCCTAGTTGGCTCTGCAGGAACCATATTGACAGTAGCAATGTGCAACGCCATGAATAGGTCGCTATTGAATGTACTTGTTGGTAATTTTGGTGGTGGTGCTGCTTCTACCGGTGTTGCTGCGGGTCCTACTGGAGGTTCAACTAAAGAAATTGCCAGATCCGATGCTTCGATATTGATGAAGTATGCAAAGAAAGTTGTCATCGTGCCTGGATATGGATTAGCCGTGGCTCAGGCCCAACACATTTGTCATGAATTGGAGTCATTGCTTGAAGATTCGGGAGTTGAAGTAAAATATGCTATCCATCCGGTAGCAGGTCGAATGCCGGGCCACATGAATGTTCTTCTTGCTGAATCCAACGTAAGTTATGATAAACTCGTAGAGATGGAAGACATCAATCCTGAATTTAACACCACAGACGTTGTGTTGGTCGTTGGTGCAAATGACGTAGTCAATCCAGCTGCGAAAACTGATCCTTCGTCACCTATCTACGGAATGCCAATCCTTGAGGTTGAACAAGCTAAGAACGTGATCGTCATGAAACGATCCATGAAAGCAGGTTATGCGGGCATTGACAATGCGCTTTTTTATCAACCAAAAACCTACATGTTGTTTGGAGATGCAAAAGATACTCTGACCAAATTGGTTGCTGAGATCAAATCGCTTTAA
- a CDS encoding NAD(P) transhydrogenase subunit alpha: MMGILDFIRSNIEMIYLVILMIFVGIELISHVPSVLHTPLMSGANAIHGVVIIGAIIVTGQAHGTLSLVLGFIAVVLGTLNVVGGFVVTDRMLEMFKKKK; the protein is encoded by the coding sequence ATCATGGGAATTTTAGATTTTATACGCTCCAATATTGAGATGATATACCTTGTCATTCTCATGATATTCGTAGGGATCGAGTTGATATCACACGTACCTTCTGTATTGCATACACCTTTGATGTCAGGGGCTAATGCCATACATGGCGTGGTCATTATCGGAGCGATAATAGTGACAGGCCAAGCACATGGAACTTTAAGCCTGGTGCTAGGCTTCATAGCTGTGGTGTTGGGCACACTCAATGTTGTTGGTGGATTTGTCGTCACAGACAGAATGTTAGAAATGTTTAAGAAAAAGAAATAA
- a CDS encoding Re/Si-specific NAD(P)(+) transhydrogenase subunit alpha → MKIAVLKEGRPGEKRVALTPNIVKQLLAKGFEVNVESSAGEASAFQNSDYEAAGASIKLTAGDCIHGAQVVVKINHFTESEIQMLSAGQIVMSLMYHLTNPEYVKKLAEKSVSAFSMDAIPRISRAQSMDVLSSQGNLAGYKAVILGAENMTRIFPLMMTAAGTITPSKVLIFGVGVAGLQAIATAKRLGAVVEATDVRPETKEQAESLGAKFITVKDDGVKVEGGYAKEVTAEYLAKQKEAVNKSLYQADLVITTAQVMGRKAPVLITDEQVKNMKYGSVIVDMAVEQGGNCECSELDKIVVKHGVKIVGLGNLPSTLATNASELYAKNLQNLLLHLADKSEFKWDLSEEITSGTLIVHNGKILKS, encoded by the coding sequence TTGAAAATAGCTGTATTAAAAGAAGGCAGACCTGGTGAAAAAAGGGTTGCTCTGACACCAAATATTGTAAAACAATTACTTGCAAAGGGTTTTGAAGTAAACGTAGAGTCGTCTGCAGGAGAAGCCTCTGCATTTCAAAATTCGGATTATGAAGCTGCAGGCGCTTCCATCAAACTTACTGCAGGTGATTGCATACATGGTGCTCAAGTAGTGGTAAAAATCAACCACTTCACAGAAAGCGAAATCCAAATGTTGTCTGCCGGTCAAATCGTAATGAGTTTGATGTATCATTTGACCAATCCTGAGTATGTAAAGAAGCTTGCGGAAAAGTCCGTCTCTGCATTTTCAATGGATGCTATCCCCAGAATCAGCCGTGCTCAAAGTATGGATGTATTGAGTTCGCAGGGTAATCTTGCAGGATATAAGGCAGTCATATTAGGTGCAGAAAATATGACTCGGATATTTCCTTTAATGATGACAGCTGCAGGGACTATTACTCCATCTAAAGTCTTGATTTTCGGAGTAGGTGTGGCAGGACTCCAGGCAATTGCAACGGCAAAACGATTGGGTGCGGTTGTAGAAGCTACAGATGTCAGGCCTGAAACCAAAGAACAAGCAGAGTCATTGGGGGCAAAATTTATTACGGTTAAAGATGATGGTGTTAAAGTAGAAGGTGGCTATGCAAAAGAAGTGACCGCAGAATATTTGGCAAAGCAAAAAGAAGCTGTCAATAAGTCATTATATCAAGCTGATCTGGTGATAACTACGGCACAGGTAATGGGTAGAAAAGCCCCTGTTTTGATCACTGATGAACAGGTAAAAAATATGAAGTATGGTTCTGTCATAGTCGATATGGCGGTAGAACAAGGTGGAAATTGCGAATGTTCAGAGCTGGACAAAATCGTTGTCAAGCATGGTGTAAAAATTGTTGGACTGGGCAATCTTCCCTCTACTTTAGCTACTAATGCGAGTGAACTCTATGCCAAAAACCTGCAAAATTTATTGCTACATCTCGCTGATAAGTCAGAATTCAAATGGGATTTGTCGGAAGAAATTACATCGGGAACTCTGATCGTGCATAATGGTAAAATTTTAAAGTCATAA
- a CDS encoding polyprenyl synthetase family protein has protein sequence MSANVSSFEELLGIYENFYRQNVKHLQPTSLYEPVRYMMDLPGKKIRPLAVLYCGNLCGANHQDTLKAALGLEYFHNFTLIHDDIMDEATTRRGHTAVHIKYGVPASILAGDVMMIEATKWISEAGKHFNILDLFMTTSREICEGQAMDMDYSLITPSTNEYLEMIKLKTAVLLACAFQMACTLGNQSTVMCKLFYQLGIETGLCFQIKDDWLDLYGDTHLTGKRRGGDILAGKKNILFLEALAAADSKDKIRLEFLFSANCPADLRFAEAIEIYSKYNIKDRVANVESQYSDRIWTLIDEIGAIDPVCSEGIKPFIQLIIERSF, from the coding sequence ATGTCAGCAAATGTAAGTTCATTTGAAGAGCTATTAGGTATTTACGAAAATTTTTACAGACAGAATGTAAAACATCTCCAACCCACTTCGCTTTACGAGCCGGTCCGTTACATGATGGATCTTCCTGGGAAAAAGATACGGCCTCTTGCAGTTTTGTACTGTGGAAATTTGTGTGGAGCAAACCATCAAGATACACTGAAAGCTGCTTTAGGTTTGGAATATTTTCACAACTTTACTCTAATTCATGATGACATCATGGACGAGGCTACCACAAGAAGAGGGCACACAGCCGTCCATATCAAATATGGTGTCCCCGCATCCATTTTGGCAGGGGATGTAATGATGATTGAAGCTACCAAGTGGATATCCGAAGCCGGAAAACACTTTAATATTCTAGATCTTTTCATGACAACTTCAAGGGAAATTTGTGAAGGTCAAGCTATGGATATGGACTATTCCCTCATCACTCCTTCTACGAATGAATACCTTGAGATGATAAAATTGAAAACAGCCGTTCTTTTGGCTTGTGCTTTTCAAATGGCTTGCACTCTTGGCAACCAATCAACAGTGATGTGCAAATTGTTTTATCAACTAGGAATTGAGACGGGTTTGTGTTTTCAAATAAAAGATGATTGGTTGGACTTGTATGGTGACACGCATTTAACCGGAAAAAGGAGGGGGGGAGATATACTGGCAGGAAAAAAGAACATACTTTTCTTAGAGGCATTAGCAGCTGCAGACAGTAAAGACAAGATCAGACTTGAATTTCTGTTTTCAGCTAACTGCCCGGCAGATTTGAGATTTGCTGAAGCAATTGAAATCTATTCAAAGTATAATATCAAGGATAGAGTGGCAAATGTGGAATCCCAGTATTCTGATAGAATCTGGACATTAATTGATGAAATCGGAGCCATTGATCCTGTATGTTCTGAAGGTATAAAGCCATTTATCCAGCTCATTATAGAACGTTCATTCTAG
- a CDS encoding amidohydrolase, translating to MRGIYIFLKYWWLVPLYLSNFYGCKVSEKADLIFVNGNIFTADDSIPFASAIAVKSHNIIAVGETDLILNYKTDQTTVIDLGGKFAMPGLHEGHAHFLSLGKSLNNLQLQNARNWDEIVLLASHFAEKIDSGAWIEGRGWHQDKWDKPVHPSVNSYPYHDQLSSFTSKNPVVLIHASGHGLIANQMAMDIAGISKESVAPAGGRIVKDDRGQITGVFEENAMELITRPLREFQKKTYQEKIKVYAQSATEEALKYGITSFQDAGVTLEELNALYQIFQEGKQKIKLSFMHFDNYPEIMRTIDQIPFHSSNEDMFSCKSIKLYIDGALGSYGAWLLSPYADNPQSTGQNTMTISSIDSVAKICFDRKLQLCTHAIGDRANREVLNIFRSYPNPNLRWRIEHAQHIDPSDIPRFAEQNIIASIQAIHCTSDAPFVSKRLGIQRAKETSYKWRSLLDHHARLANGTDAPVESINPFECIYASVTRRRLDNDLVFFPEESMTRVEALKSYTIWNSYASFHEKRTGSLIPGKSADIIVLDRDLLHCKEADIPGTQVLSVYLNGIKIR from the coding sequence ATGAGGGGCATTTATATTTTCCTGAAATACTGGTGGCTGGTTCCACTCTACTTAAGCAATTTTTATGGATGCAAGGTAAGTGAAAAAGCAGACTTGATTTTCGTAAATGGAAATATCTTCACTGCTGACGATAGTATTCCATTCGCTTCGGCTATTGCAGTTAAATCTCACAATATCATAGCGGTTGGAGAAACTGATCTAATCTTGAATTACAAAACTGATCAAACTACAGTAATTGACCTAGGAGGTAAATTTGCTATGCCTGGTCTACATGAAGGCCATGCACATTTTTTATCTCTTGGAAAAAGCCTGAATAATCTTCAACTCCAAAATGCACGAAATTGGGACGAAATAGTGTTACTTGCCAGTCATTTTGCGGAAAAAATCGATTCCGGTGCATGGATAGAAGGCAGAGGTTGGCATCAGGACAAATGGGACAAACCAGTTCATCCTTCTGTAAACTCATATCCTTACCATGATCAACTATCCTCCTTTACAAGTAAAAATCCTGTGGTCCTCATTCATGCTTCCGGTCACGGATTAATAGCAAATCAAATGGCGATGGATATTGCGGGAATCAGCAAAGAAAGTGTAGCTCCTGCTGGAGGTAGAATAGTAAAGGATGATCGCGGCCAAATAACAGGAGTATTCGAAGAAAATGCAATGGAATTGATCACAAGACCGCTGAGAGAATTTCAAAAGAAAACTTATCAGGAAAAGATTAAAGTGTATGCTCAATCTGCTACAGAAGAAGCACTCAAATATGGAATAACCAGTTTTCAGGATGCCGGAGTAACTTTAGAAGAGTTGAATGCATTATACCAGATATTTCAGGAAGGAAAACAAAAGATCAAACTTTCTTTCATGCATTTTGATAATTATCCTGAAATCATGCGCACCATTGATCAAATCCCATTTCACTCCTCCAATGAAGACATGTTTTCATGCAAGTCTATCAAACTTTACATAGATGGAGCATTGGGTTCCTATGGGGCATGGCTGCTGAGTCCCTATGCCGACAATCCACAAAGTACCGGTCAGAATACTATGACTATTTCATCCATTGATTCTGTGGCAAAAATATGCTTTGATCGCAAACTCCAGTTGTGTACTCATGCCATCGGGGATCGGGCCAATAGAGAGGTGTTAAATATTTTCAGATCCTACCCAAATCCAAATCTGAGATGGAGAATTGAACATGCCCAGCATATCGATCCCAGTGATATTCCAAGATTTGCAGAGCAAAACATTATTGCTTCTATACAGGCAATTCACTGTACCAGTGACGCTCCTTTCGTTAGCAAACGTCTTGGCATCCAACGTGCGAAGGAAACCTCCTACAAATGGAGGAGCCTTCTGGATCACCATGCGAGGCTAGCGAATGGTACTGACGCGCCAGTGGAAAGCATAAACCCTTTTGAGTGTATCTATGCTTCTGTCACACGGCGACGTCTGGACAATGATTTGGTATTTTTTCCAGAAGAATCCATGACAAGAGTTGAAGCCTTGAAATCATATACTATTTGGAACTCATATGCATCATTTCATGAAAAAAGAACAGGCAGTTTGATTCCCGGCAAATCTGCCGATATCATCGTTTTAGACAGAGATTTGCTGCATTGCAAGGAAGCTGACATTCCCGGGACGCAGGTATTATCAGTTTATTTAAATGGAATTAAAATTAGATAA